One region of Asterias rubens chromosome 5, eAstRub1.3, whole genome shotgun sequence genomic DNA includes:
- the LOC117290876 gene encoding zinc finger protein 502-like — translation MHPHCLFVCRGGKTKERGVWAMECIDKGVWFGPLEGRILPATGDHQPSNGMPHTWEIQCGETFCKVLKVCDDENTNWLRHVTSTYVTWTGVNMAAYQYKDKIFYVTTKVVGHGHELILGLNDGEHCKDVINGGRKSTGGLKGIVYDKRCSVCHRKYHRTPIPAHRSDIREHTENQVIRINDCFPILKLSLGDFRQAHHLNRDDTQDTGGEKNHNSNSRMVSSCKVFCCVLCGWSFRTFARYASHRRNHELRYLKYRIKTRHQSLKSSCGEIVESSTEIKSSHVKPSHSTDEVNRLAGKVRVCEITERAGRESILSKKRENSTLASDSQSTVCDEVVPVKYQPKVPVKDQPKVPVKDQPKATPPTIKKQGIKNNRRTRLEKQPVEVESQNRASLRSKTCPTIETNRSTNPPSSGRNAIAVCVKRRGRPKTCKVSAKENGGTKTSRFLCTVCEKSFTSNANLCKHTRIHTGEKPYVCSYCAKCFAEVSNLNKHLRIHTGITPYKCEECPKNFKYLKAFKLHVRNHERGPVTYKCNICERKFNQKGPYKTHEQWAHRRERPFKCKVCKMGFKREGGLQMHRDKMHPRADVKQSKKRGKRPNVKSDSPADIGRPHRCKDCGKGFKFNYALKQHVRTHTGEKPFKCTECDAAFAQSSNLTSHRRIHTGETPYRCHHCEKSFSCAQNLRSHLRVHTGEKPYKCPSCPARFAYSSYLTTHNLIHMNKKPHQCTICNKEFRHAASYKIHCRTHSRK, via the exons ATGCATCCTCATTGCCTTTTCGTCTGTCGAGGGGGTAAGACAAAGGAGCGTGGTGTCTGGGCAATGGAATGTATCGACAAAGGGGTGTGGTTTGGACCTCTGGAGGGGCGTATTCTACCAGCTACTGGAGATCATCAACCATCGAATGGTATGCCTCACACCTGGGAG ATTCAATGTGGGGAAACGTTCTGCAAAGTCCTGAAAGTCTGTGATGACGAAAACACTAACTGGCTACGTCACGTAACTTCTACGTATGTCACCTGGACTGGAGTGAACATGGCCGCCTACCAGTACAAGGACAAGATCTTTTACGTCACCACAAAGGTCGTAGGTCATGGTCATGAGTTGATTCTGGGATTGAACGACGGTGAACATTGCAAAGATGTTATAAACGGTGGGAGAAAGTCGACAGGGGGCCTGAAAG GTATCGTGTATGATAAAAGATGCAGTGTGTGTCATCGAAAGTACCACAGAACCCCAATACCAGCTCACCGCAGTGACATACGGGAGCACACTGAGAATCAAGTCATCCGCATCAACGATTGTTTCCCAATCCTGAAACTATCCCTTGGTGACTTCAGGCAAGCGCACCATCTTAACCGGGATGATACCCAGGATACGGGTGGCGAAAAGAATCACAACTCAAACAGCCGTATGGTATCGTCCTGTAAGGTGTTTTGTTGTGTGCTTTGTGGGTGGAGTTTCAGGACGTTCGCCAGATACGCATCACACAGGAGGAATCATGAACTAAGATATCTCAAATATAGAATAAAGACAAGACATCAAAGCTTGAAATCCAGTTGTGGAGAAATTGTAGAATCTTCCACAGAAATCAAAAGCAGTCACGTAAAGCCTTCGCATTCAACGGACGAGGTAAATAGACTCGCGGGAAAAGTTCGGGTGTGCGAGATTACGGAAAGGGCGGGAAGGGAGTCAATCTTGTCAAAGAAGCGGGAGAATTCAACTCTTGCATCAGATTCACAAAGTACCGTTTGTGACGAAGTGGTGCCGGTGAAATACCAACCCAAGGTGCCGGTGAAAGACCAACCCAAGGTGCCTGTAAAAGATCAACCTAAAGCCACACCACCCACCATTAAAAAACAGGGTATCAAAAACAATAGGCGGACACGTTTAGAAAAACAACCCGTTGAGGTGGAGAGTCAGAATCGGGCATCCTTGAGGAGTAAAACCTGTCCGACCATTGAAACTAATCGGAGCACAAACCCGCCATCTTCGGGGAGAAATGCAATTGCTGTTTGTGTAAAGAGACGTGGTAGGCCTaaaacatgcaaagtttcagcCAAAGAAAACGGAGGAACCAAAACCAgcagatttttgtgcacagtgtgcgagaagtctttcaccagcAACGCAAACTTGTGCAAGCACACGCGCATTCACACGGGTGAGAAACCGTACGTGTGTAGTTACTGTGCCAAGTGTTTTGCAGAGGTGAGCAACCTGAACAAGCATCTGCGCATTCACACTGGCATCACGCCGTACAAGTGCGAGGAGTGTCCCAAGAACTTCAAGTACTTGAAGGCTTTCAAACTTCACGTGCGGAATCACGAGAGGGGACCGGTCACTTACAAGTGCAATATCTGCGAAAGAAAATTCAACCAGAAAGGGCCGTACAAGACGCACGAACAGTGGGCCCACAGACGGGAACGACCATTCAAGTGCAAAGTGTGCAAGATGGGTTTCAAGAGAGAGGGCGGGCTGCAGATGCACCGTGATAAAATGCACCCTCGTGCGGACGTCAAGCAAAGTAAAAAACGCGGGAAGCGGCCAAATGTTAAAAGTGACTCTCCCGCCGATATCGGGCGCCCTCACCGCTGTAAAGACTGCGGGAAGGGGTTCAAGTTCAACTATGCACTAAAGCAACACGTGAGGACACATACGGGTGAGAAGCCTTTCAAGTGTACCGAATGTGACGCAGCCTTCGCTCAGAGCTCTAACCTTACCAGCCACCGGCGCATCCACACCGGGGAAACCCCGTACAGGTGCCACCACTGCGAGAAGAGCTTCTCGTGTGCACAGAATCTCCGGAGTCACCTGCGTGTTCACACGGGTGAGAAGCCGTATAAATGCCCGAGTTGCCCGGCTAGGTTTGCCTACAGCAGCTACCTGACTACCCATAACTTGATTCACATGAATAAGAAACCTCACCAGTGCACTATCTGCAATAAAGAGTTCCGCCATGCTGCGAGTTATAAAATCCATTGCCGGACACACTCAAGGAAATGA